In Kitasatospora sp. NA04385, a single genomic region encodes these proteins:
- a CDS encoding acyl-CoA carboxylase subunit beta — MRDQSEELRSLLADVRAGDRKATEAQHAKGKLTARERIDLLLDEGSFHEVEPLRRHRAQGFGLEGKKPHTDGVIVGWGTVHGRTVFTYAHDFRIFGGALGEAHAQKIHKIMDMAIAAGAPLVSLNDGAGARIQEGVTALAGYGGIFQRNTRASGVIPQISVMLGPCAGGAAYSPALTDFVFMVRETSQMFITGPDVVQAVTGEKITQNGLGGADVHSAVSGVSHFAYDDEPSCIEEVRYLLSLLPQNNREMPPVVAADDPVERRNDPLLTLVPVDGNRPYDMRKVIEEVVDHGEFLEVHEHWAGNVLCALARLGGRTVGLVASQPLSLAGVLDIHASEKAARFVQFCDAFNIPLVTLVDVPGFLPGVDQEHGGIIRHGAKLLYAYCNATVPRISLILRKAYGGAYIVMDSQSIGADLSYAWPTNEIAVMGAEGAANVIFRREIAAADDPDAVRAQLVKEYTAELMHPYYAAERGLVDDVIDPAETRAVLVAALEVLSAKHAVLPSRKHGNPPQ; from the coding sequence ATGCGCGACCAGTCCGAGGAGCTCCGAAGCCTGCTGGCGGATGTCCGGGCCGGAGACCGGAAGGCCACCGAGGCGCAGCACGCCAAGGGGAAGTTGACCGCGCGGGAGCGGATCGATCTGCTGTTGGACGAGGGTTCGTTCCACGAGGTGGAGCCGTTGCGGCGTCACCGGGCGCAGGGTTTCGGTCTGGAGGGGAAGAAGCCGCACACCGACGGTGTGATCGTGGGGTGGGGCACGGTGCACGGGCGCACGGTGTTCACCTATGCGCACGATTTCCGGATCTTCGGCGGTGCGCTGGGTGAGGCGCACGCGCAGAAGATCCACAAGATCATGGACATGGCCATCGCGGCGGGTGCGCCGCTGGTGTCGCTGAACGACGGCGCCGGCGCCCGCATCCAGGAGGGCGTCACCGCCCTGGCCGGCTACGGCGGCATCTTCCAGCGCAACACCCGCGCGAGCGGGGTGATCCCGCAGATCTCCGTGATGCTCGGCCCCTGCGCCGGCGGCGCCGCCTACAGCCCGGCGCTGACCGACTTCGTGTTCATGGTCCGCGAGACCTCGCAGATGTTCATCACCGGCCCCGACGTCGTGCAGGCCGTCACCGGCGAGAAGATCACCCAGAACGGCCTCGGCGGCGCCGACGTCCACTCCGCCGTCTCCGGCGTCTCCCACTTCGCCTACGACGACGAACCCTCCTGCATCGAGGAAGTGCGCTACCTGCTCTCCCTCCTCCCGCAGAACAACCGCGAGATGCCCCCCGTCGTCGCCGCCGACGACCCCGTCGAGCGCCGCAACGACCCGCTGCTGACACTCGTCCCGGTCGACGGCAACCGCCCCTACGACATGCGCAAGGTGATCGAGGAGGTCGTCGACCACGGCGAGTTCCTCGAAGTCCACGAGCACTGGGCGGGCAACGTGCTGTGCGCGCTGGCCCGGCTCGGCGGCCGGACGGTCGGCCTGGTGGCCAGTCAGCCGCTGTCGCTGGCCGGGGTGCTGGACATCCACGCGAGCGAGAAGGCCGCCCGCTTCGTGCAGTTCTGCGACGCGTTCAACATCCCGCTGGTCACCCTGGTCGACGTGCCCGGCTTCCTGCCCGGCGTCGACCAGGAGCACGGCGGCATCATCCGGCACGGCGCCAAACTCCTCTACGCCTACTGCAACGCCACCGTGCCGCGGATCTCGCTGATCCTGCGCAAGGCCTACGGCGGCGCCTACATCGTGATGGACTCCCAGTCGATCGGCGCCGACCTCTCCTACGCCTGGCCCACCAACGAGATCGCCGTCATGGGCGCCGAAGGCGCCGCCAACGTGATCTTCCGCCGCGAGATCGCCGCCGCCGACGACCCGGACGCGGTGCGCGCCCAGCTGGTCAAGGAGTACACCGCCGAGCTGATGCACCCGTACTACGCGGCCGAACGCGGCCTGGTCGACGACGTCATCGACCCGGCCGAGACCCGGGCCGTGCTGGTCGCGGCGCTGGAGGTGCTGTCCGCCAAGCACGCGGTGCTGCCCAGCCGCAAGCACGGGAACCCGCCGCAGTGA
- a CDS encoding acyl-CoA carboxylase epsilon subunit, with protein sequence MVRGRPDDTELAVLVAALTARRRPEADAAARPVRAARWERAAPRRAGGGLAASCPPAWPGGVLAVPTI encoded by the coding sequence GTGGTGCGCGGACGGCCGGACGACACCGAACTGGCCGTGCTCGTCGCGGCTCTGACGGCGCGCCGCAGACCGGAGGCCGACGCGGCGGCCCGGCCGGTGCGGGCCGCCCGTTGGGAGCGGGCCGCGCCGCGGCGGGCGGGCGGGGGGCTGGCAGCTTCCTGTCCGCCCGCTTGGCCCGGTGGGGTCCTGGCGGTACCAACGATCTGA
- a CDS encoding AfsR/SARP family transcriptional regulator, with the protein MLRAKKTRGVERPNTRQTAPDLEFRLLGPVEAVAGGREIGLDGAKQRSVLAALLLSDGRMLPDERLRALIWGWDPPASWTAQLHTYASRLRCRLGPQVELARRAPGYRLDIGQCRVDLYQFREGAELGRRALAAGEYARAARLLSGALAHWRGTPLTGATAQLAAKELPALEEDRLAALEDRIEADLALGGHRRVVAELRGLVAEHPTREGLRGQLMAALYRCDRQGDALEVYDRGRRLLAEELGVFPGPTLQELHGRILTNTLSGPAAAERPAVRLSAPSAPPAPPGPVPGPGAWDGLVPAMLPPAAADFTGRRGHLAALRAAVVGGPPGRRARSGRPVGPAGPVVLTGGAGCGKSALAVQAAHLARSAFPGGVLYADLRGPGGPARGPAGVLRSFLRALGADGRELPSGTDELILLYRSRLAGRKILVVLDNARDERSVRPLLTPDACGRTIVTSRCALPTIEGAQRLQVGPLEFPEAYRLLVAAGRERAGADPEATARIVEFCDRLPLALRICASRLAAQPHWTAARLADRLAPDERRLDELRLGELDVRATLAEDLPGLRPAVRTALGALARSGADSVTPAEAAGVLRCCEREAEEALELLTAARLLTVDPGPAELRYRMASLVRLVVREQPAAALAA; encoded by the coding sequence ATGTTGCGCGCCAAGAAAACGAGGGGCGTCGAGCGGCCGAACACCCGGCAGACCGCACCCGACCTGGAGTTCCGGCTGCTCGGACCGGTCGAGGCGGTGGCCGGCGGCCGGGAGATCGGACTGGACGGCGCGAAACAGCGCTCCGTCCTGGCCGCGCTGTTGCTGTCCGACGGCCGGATGCTGCCCGACGAGAGACTGCGGGCCCTGATCTGGGGCTGGGACCCGCCGGCCAGTTGGACCGCCCAACTGCACACCTACGCCTCGCGGTTGCGCTGCCGGCTCGGCCCCCAGGTCGAACTGGCCCGGCGCGCCCCCGGCTACCGGCTGGACATCGGCCAGTGCCGGGTCGACCTGTACCAGTTCCGCGAGGGCGCCGAACTCGGCCGCCGGGCCCTGGCGGCCGGAGAGTACGCCCGCGCCGCCCGACTGCTCTCCGGCGCGCTCGCGCACTGGCGCGGCACCCCGCTCACCGGGGCCACCGCCCAGCTCGCGGCGAAGGAACTGCCCGCGCTGGAGGAGGACCGCCTCGCCGCCCTGGAGGACCGGATCGAGGCCGACCTCGCCCTCGGCGGCCACCGGCGCGTCGTCGCCGAACTGCGCGGCCTGGTCGCCGAGCACCCCACCCGGGAGGGCCTGCGCGGACAGCTGATGGCCGCCCTGTACCGCTGCGACCGGCAGGGCGACGCTCTGGAGGTCTACGACCGGGGGCGGCGGCTGCTCGCCGAGGAGCTGGGCGTCTTCCCGGGCCCGACCCTGCAGGAACTGCACGGCCGGATCCTCACCAACACCCTGTCCGGCCCGGCCGCCGCCGAACGGCCCGCCGTCCGGCTGTCCGCCCCCTCCGCCCCGCCCGCCCCGCCCGGGCCGGTGCCCGGGCCCGGCGCGTGGGACGGGCTCGTCCCGGCGATGCTGCCGCCCGCCGCCGCCGACTTCACCGGACGCCGGGGCCACCTGGCCGCGCTGCGGGCCGCCGTGGTCGGCGGGCCACCGGGCCGCCGGGCCCGGTCCGGACGGCCCGTCGGCCCCGCCGGTCCGGTCGTGCTCACCGGCGGCGCCGGGTGCGGGAAGTCCGCGCTCGCCGTCCAGGCCGCGCACCTGGCCCGGTCCGCCTTCCCCGGCGGCGTGCTCTACGCGGACCTGCGCGGCCCCGGCGGCCCCGCCCGCGGCCCGGCCGGGGTGCTCCGTTCCTTCCTGCGCGCCCTCGGCGCGGACGGGCGCGAACTCCCTTCCGGCACCGATGAGTTGATCCTCCTCTACCGCAGCAGGCTGGCCGGGCGGAAGATCCTGGTGGTGCTGGACAACGCCCGCGACGAACGCTCCGTCCGCCCGCTGCTCACCCCCGACGCCTGCGGCCGCACCATCGTCACCAGCCGCTGCGCCCTGCCCACCATCGAGGGGGCGCAGCGCCTCCAGGTCGGCCCGCTGGAGTTCCCCGAGGCGTACCGGCTGCTCGTCGCGGCCGGACGGGAACGGGCCGGCGCCGACCCGGAAGCCACCGCCCGGATCGTCGAGTTCTGCGACCGGCTGCCGCTCGCCCTGCGGATCTGCGCGTCCCGGCTGGCCGCCCAGCCGCACTGGACGGCCGCCCGGCTGGCCGACCGGCTCGCCCCCGACGAACGCCGGCTGGACGAACTGCGCCTGGGCGAACTGGACGTCCGGGCCACCCTGGCGGAGGACCTGCCGGGGCTCCGACCGGCCGTCCGCACCGCCCTGGGGGCACTGGCGAGGTCCGGCGCCGACAGCGTCACCCCGGCGGAGGCCGCCGGGGTGCTGCGCTGCTGCGAGCGGGAGGCCGAGGAGGCGCTGGAGCTGCTCACCGCGGCCCGGCTGCTGACCGTCGACCCGGGCCCGGCCGAACTGCGCTACCGGATGGCGTCGCTGGTCCGCCTGGTGGTCCGGGAGCAGCCGGCCGCCGCGCTCGCGGCCTGA
- a CDS encoding nuclear transport factor 2 family protein has protein sequence MPVPTPVPAPVAHDNLAAVRAAYRAFHDRDVAALLATMDPEIEWVHPEGLAGYGLGGTKHGHRGVREFLGRVPSVLGGMRLEPREFLHSGDRVVVFGVRDVTSLGGRTENLSFVHSWTFRDGLAVRMEDVFDTVAFARLIDG, from the coding sequence ATGCCCGTTCCCACACCCGTCCCCGCGCCCGTCGCGCACGACAACCTCGCGGCCGTCCGCGCCGCCTACCGCGCCTTCCACGACCGGGACGTGGCCGCGCTGCTGGCCACCATGGACCCGGAGATCGAGTGGGTCCACCCCGAGGGCCTGGCCGGGTACGGCCTCGGCGGCACCAAGCACGGCCACCGGGGCGTCCGGGAGTTCCTCGGCCGGGTCCCGTCCGTCCTGGGCGGGATGCGGCTGGAGCCGCGGGAGTTCCTGCACTCCGGGGACCGGGTGGTGGTGTTCGGCGTCCGCGACGTCACCTCGCTGGGCGGCCGCACCGAGAACCTGTCCTTCGTGCACTCCTGGACCTTCCGGGACGGGCTGGCCGTCCGGATGGAGGACGTGTTCGACACCGTCGCGTTCGCCCGGCTGATCGACGGCTGA
- a CDS encoding NAD(P)-dependent oxidoreductase → MRGKKILVTGGTGQVARPVAEALAEHNEVWCLGRFGTPGVEEQLRARGVTTWRWDMEDDSDGAYAGLPEDFTHVVHSAVRRGDDGDFNRTVHVNTTATGRLMAHCRSAESFLYVSTGALYARQTLDHAYTEDDPVDGVADWLPAYPVGKIATEGAVRALARVLGLPTTIARLNIAYGPGGYGGVPMLYFRRMLAGQPVPVPLEGQNWCSPIHTDDIVRQVPALWEAASVPATLVNWGGDEAVGITDCLRHLEELTGVPALLEPSAVTRETYRFDPALRRRLTGPCLVDWREGIRRTLEALHPDHLRPEHLTPAPAAAPAPAGAARLDPVPR, encoded by the coding sequence GTGAGGGGCAAGAAGATCCTGGTGACCGGCGGCACCGGGCAGGTCGCCCGGCCGGTGGCGGAGGCGCTGGCCGAGCACAACGAGGTGTGGTGCCTGGGCCGCTTCGGCACCCCCGGCGTCGAGGAGCAGCTGCGCGCCCGGGGCGTCACCACCTGGCGGTGGGACATGGAGGACGACTCGGACGGCGCCTACGCGGGCCTGCCGGAAGACTTCACCCACGTCGTCCACTCGGCGGTGCGGCGCGGCGACGACGGCGACTTCAACCGGACGGTGCACGTCAACACCACCGCCACCGGCCGGCTGATGGCGCACTGCCGCTCCGCCGAGTCCTTCCTGTACGTGTCGACCGGCGCGCTGTACGCCCGGCAGACCCTCGACCACGCCTACACCGAGGACGACCCGGTGGACGGCGTCGCGGACTGGCTGCCCGCCTACCCGGTCGGCAAGATCGCCACCGAGGGCGCGGTCCGCGCGCTGGCCCGGGTGCTCGGGCTGCCCACCACCATCGCCCGGCTCAACATCGCCTACGGGCCCGGGGGTTACGGCGGCGTGCCGATGCTGTACTTCCGGCGGATGCTGGCCGGGCAGCCGGTGCCCGTCCCGCTGGAGGGCCAGAACTGGTGCTCCCCGATCCACACCGACGACATCGTCCGGCAGGTGCCGGCGCTGTGGGAGGCCGCCTCGGTGCCCGCGACCCTGGTCAACTGGGGCGGGGACGAGGCGGTCGGGATCACCGACTGCCTGCGGCACCTGGAGGAGCTGACCGGGGTGCCCGCGCTGCTGGAGCCCAGTGCGGTCACCCGGGAGACCTACCGGTTCGACCCGGCGCTGCGCCGCCGTCTGACCGGCCCGTGCCTGGTCGACTGGCGCGAGGGCATCCGCCGGACGCTGGAGGCGCTGCACCCCGACCACCTGCGGCCCGAGCACCTGACGCCCGCGCCCGCCGCCGCGCCCGCGCCCGCCGGGGCCGCCCGCCTCGACCCCGTCCCCCGCTGA
- a CDS encoding non-ribosomal peptide synthetase: MTNPPRTSVDLLLGAAEQQPENGIRYCSGGAGSDHREQSHVQLLYEARRLLAGLRARGLRPQDKVVLLLEDQAQFLTAFWAAQLGGFVPCPMTPVRTDRERWAAQLAHVRDLLDGPLVVTDGELARELPEVPGLVVATVDGLLPTGGDPAAEPVHRAAPEDDAVLVLTSGSTGLPKAVRLSHANLLASMAGKNGYHRLTPADTSMNWVSFDHVAALLECHLLPLWAGCRQVHVQPGTVLGEPLEFLRLASEHGVTMTFTPNFLLGLLVSAAERLPAVDLAGLDLSRLRHIVSGGEAVVRATGRAFLAHYAPYGLDPAALWPAFGMTETCAGSVYSLAFPEGDGGREFADLGTPVAGLRIRVADPADRALPEGEVGELQLTGPMITSGYHNDAAATAAAFTADGWFRSGDLGRIDGGRLTLVGRSKDSVIVNGVNYFSHELESVLERLDGVSPSYVAAFPVRPGGDTEQLVVAFHCPLPEEDAAGRYRAMVAVRSSTVMTWGFRPALVLPLPLEAFPKTSLGKIQRSLMRRRLESGGYERELRAAEELTELHLGGHSAPQGEVETALAEIYAELFDTAPERISATASFFDLGGTSLDILRLRGRITARLGVADLPVITLLNAPTVRSLASRLTQPRGLGETAYDPVVPMQTGGDRTPLFCVHPGVGEVLVFVNLARYFVGERPFHALRARGFNEGEKPFRTFEEMVDSYVAAIRARQPHGPYALAGYSFGAAVAFEIAKQLERAGERVGFLGSFNLPPHIKYRMDELDFVETAVNLAFFLALVDKRQAGELPGQLRGLPQDEQIDRLLALAPPARIAELDLDRERFANWADLADRLTDLGRSYRPEGTVRAMTVFHAEPLRGTRADWLEKELRRWDDFTEEDTRYVAVPGEHYTLMGPQHVAAFQAILREELDRAMGADA; encoded by the coding sequence ATGACGAACCCCCCGCGCACCAGCGTCGACCTGCTGCTCGGAGCCGCCGAGCAGCAGCCGGAGAACGGCATCCGCTACTGCTCCGGCGGCGCGGGCTCCGATCACCGGGAGCAGAGCCACGTCCAACTCCTGTACGAGGCACGCCGGCTGCTGGCCGGGCTGCGGGCCCGCGGGCTGCGGCCGCAGGACAAGGTGGTTCTGCTGCTGGAGGACCAGGCGCAGTTCCTGACCGCGTTCTGGGCCGCGCAGCTCGGCGGTTTCGTCCCGTGCCCGATGACGCCGGTGCGCACCGACCGGGAGCGCTGGGCGGCGCAACTCGCCCACGTCCGGGACCTGCTGGACGGGCCGCTGGTGGTCACCGACGGGGAACTGGCCCGGGAGCTGCCCGAGGTGCCGGGCCTGGTGGTGGCCACCGTCGACGGACTGCTGCCGACCGGCGGCGACCCCGCCGCGGAGCCGGTGCACCGGGCCGCGCCGGAGGACGACGCCGTACTGGTGCTGACCTCGGGGTCGACCGGCCTGCCCAAGGCGGTCAGGCTCAGCCACGCCAACCTGCTGGCGTCGATGGCCGGGAAGAACGGCTACCACCGGCTCACCCCCGCCGACACCTCGATGAACTGGGTGTCCTTCGACCACGTCGCCGCGCTGCTGGAGTGCCACCTGCTGCCGCTGTGGGCGGGCTGCCGCCAGGTGCACGTGCAGCCGGGGACGGTGCTCGGGGAGCCGCTGGAGTTCCTCCGGCTGGCCTCCGAGCACGGCGTGACGATGACCTTCACCCCCAACTTCCTGCTCGGCCTGCTGGTCTCGGCCGCCGAGCGGCTCCCGGCGGTCGACCTGGCGGGGCTGGACCTGTCCCGGCTGCGGCACATCGTCAGCGGCGGCGAGGCCGTGGTCCGCGCGACCGGCCGGGCCTTCCTGGCGCACTACGCCCCGTACGGCCTGGACCCGGCGGCGCTGTGGCCGGCCTTCGGGATGACCGAGACCTGCGCGGGCAGCGTCTACTCGCTCGCCTTCCCGGAGGGCGACGGGGGCCGGGAGTTCGCCGACCTGGGCACGCCGGTGGCGGGGCTGCGGATCCGGGTCGCCGACCCCGCGGACCGCGCGCTGCCCGAGGGCGAGGTCGGCGAGCTCCAGCTGACCGGCCCGATGATCACCTCCGGGTACCACAACGACGCGGCGGCGACCGCGGCGGCGTTCACCGCCGACGGCTGGTTCCGCAGCGGCGACCTGGGCCGGATCGACGGGGGGCGGCTCACCCTGGTCGGGCGCAGCAAGGACAGCGTGATCGTCAACGGGGTCAACTACTTCAGCCACGAGCTGGAGAGCGTGCTGGAGCGCCTGGACGGGGTCAGCCCCTCGTACGTCGCCGCGTTCCCGGTCCGCCCGGGCGGCGACACCGAGCAGCTGGTGGTGGCCTTCCACTGCCCGCTGCCCGAGGAGGACGCCGCGGGGCGCTACCGGGCGATGGTGGCGGTCCGCAGCAGCACCGTGATGACCTGGGGGTTCCGGCCGGCCCTGGTGCTGCCGCTGCCGCTGGAGGCCTTCCCGAAGACCAGCCTGGGCAAGATCCAGCGCTCGCTGATGCGCCGGCGCCTGGAGTCCGGCGGGTACGAGCGGGAGCTGCGCGCGGCCGAGGAGCTGACCGAACTCCACCTCGGCGGGCACAGCGCCCCGCAGGGGGAGGTGGAGACGGCGCTGGCGGAGATCTACGCCGAGCTGTTCGACACCGCGCCGGAGCGGATCAGCGCCACCGCGAGCTTCTTCGACCTGGGCGGCACCTCGCTGGACATCCTGCGGCTGCGCGGCCGGATCACGGCCCGCCTCGGCGTCGCGGACCTGCCGGTGATCACCCTGCTGAACGCGCCGACCGTGCGCTCGCTGGCGAGCCGTCTCACCCAGCCGCGGGGGCTGGGTGAGACGGCGTACGACCCGGTGGTGCCGATGCAGACCGGTGGCGACCGCACGCCGCTGTTCTGCGTCCACCCGGGGGTCGGCGAGGTGCTGGTCTTCGTCAACCTGGCCCGGTACTTCGTCGGGGAGCGGCCGTTCCACGCGCTGCGGGCCCGCGGCTTCAACGAGGGCGAGAAGCCGTTCCGGACCTTCGAAGAAATGGTCGACAGCTACGTGGCGGCGATCCGGGCCCGGCAGCCGCACGGCCCGTACGCCCTCGCCGGGTACTCCTTCGGCGCCGCGGTGGCCTTCGAGATCGCCAAGCAGCTGGAGCGGGCGGGCGAGCGGGTCGGCTTCCTGGGCAGCTTCAACCTGCCGCCGCACATCAAGTACCGGATGGACGAGCTGGACTTCGTCGAGACCGCCGTCAACCTGGCCTTCTTCCTGGCGCTGGTCGACAAGCGGCAGGCCGGGGAGCTGCCCGGGCAGCTGCGCGGCCTGCCGCAGGACGAGCAGATCGACCGGCTGCTGGCCCTCGCGCCGCCCGCCCGGATCGCCGAACTCGACCTGGACCGGGAGCGGTTCGCCAACTGGGCCGACCTCGCCGACCGGCTCACCGACCTGGGCCGCTCGTACCGGCCGGAGGGCACGGTCCGCGCGATGACGGTCTTCCACGCCGAGCCGCTGCGCGGCACCAGGGCCGACTGGCTGGAGAAGGAGCTGCGCCGCTGGGACGACTTCACCGAGGAGGACACCCGGTACGTGGCGGTGCCGGGCGAGCACTACACCCTGATGGGCCCGCAGCACGTGGCGGCCTTCCAGGCGATCCTGCGCGAGGAACTGGACCGGGCGATGGGGGCGGACGCGTGA
- a CDS encoding helix-turn-helix transcriptional regulator has translation MIESTVSMHRRRSDGPAPVSRTDAGAVGDTMEQLIAGARRSVSLALVADGKFAAEARRILAARPQRVPGSPAPVLRVLCVGAATRDAVELLTNPYLPQTEVRVTETDLREVMVVDGRGALVRSAAGHADGAAVAVHDTAVVRALDLLFAGAWSRARPLARHLDFRPRLDHDQARRVLEMLSDGRTDESAAQQLGVSLRTYRRHVAEIMRELGANSRFQAGFRAVELGLMPRSA, from the coding sequence TTGATCGAATCCACCGTCTCGATGCACCGCCGGCGCAGCGACGGGCCGGCCCCGGTGTCGCGCACCGACGCCGGGGCGGTCGGCGACACGATGGAACAGCTGATCGCCGGAGCCCGCCGCTCGGTGAGCCTGGCCCTGGTCGCGGACGGCAAGTTCGCCGCCGAGGCCCGGCGGATCCTCGCCGCCCGCCCGCAACGCGTCCCCGGCTCGCCCGCTCCGGTGCTGCGCGTGCTCTGCGTCGGCGCGGCCACCCGGGACGCCGTCGAACTGCTGACCAATCCGTACCTGCCGCAGACCGAGGTGCGGGTGACCGAGACCGACCTGCGCGAGGTGATGGTCGTCGACGGGCGCGGCGCCCTGGTCCGCTCCGCGGCCGGCCACGCCGACGGGGCCGCCGTGGCCGTCCACGACACCGCCGTGGTGCGCGCCCTCGACCTGCTCTTCGCCGGAGCCTGGTCCCGGGCCCGCCCGCTGGCGCGCCACCTGGACTTCCGCCCGCGCCTCGACCACGACCAGGCCCGGCGCGTGCTGGAGATGCTCAGCGACGGCCGCACCGACGAGTCCGCCGCCCAGCAGCTGGGCGTCTCGCTGCGCACCTACCGCCGCCACGTGGCGGAGATCATGCGCGAACTCGGCGCCAACTCGCGCTTCCAGGCCGGGTTCAGGGCGGTCGAGCTGGGCCTCATGCCCAGGTCGGCGTGA
- a CDS encoding LuxR family transcriptional regulator, whose protein sequence is MDELEEALLGVSALIESTVAINRDRYSADRLVTTLTGPYRRVLDTAERMIAGARRSIDIVHARRLQEEDRAERAERGLLGRTDPSVQVRLLCSPELIDEGFVSEQVDLPDPVDIRVARVPPLQAILVDRESALVVTGVAANRRAAVIWVPEVIHTLQILFDNVWRGALPAADRIVFGDRARAAFARQILAALRAGVTDEVAARDLAISVRTYRRYVAEIMTLLGANSRFQAGVRAAELGLLPLTRPGSGSGAAPGSG, encoded by the coding sequence ATGGACGAGCTGGAGGAGGCCCTGCTCGGGGTGAGCGCCCTGATCGAGTCGACGGTCGCGATCAACCGCGACCGCTACTCGGCCGACCGGCTCGTCACCACGCTCACCGGCCCCTACCGGAGGGTCCTCGACACGGCGGAGCGGATGATCGCCGGCGCCCGCCGGAGCATCGACATCGTGCACGCCCGGCGCCTCCAGGAGGAGGACCGGGCCGAGCGCGCCGAACGGGGCCTGCTGGGCCGGACGGACCCGTCGGTCCAGGTCCGGCTGCTCTGCTCGCCCGAGCTCATCGACGAGGGCTTCGTCAGCGAACAGGTCGACCTGCCGGACCCGGTGGACATCCGGGTGGCCCGGGTCCCCCCGCTCCAGGCGATCCTGGTCGACCGGGAGTCGGCCCTGGTGGTCACCGGCGTGGCCGCCAACCGGCGCGCCGCGGTGATCTGGGTGCCCGAGGTGATCCACACCCTGCAGATCCTCTTCGACAACGTCTGGCGGGGCGCCCTGCCCGCCGCCGACCGCATCGTCTTCGGGGACCGCGCGCGGGCGGCCTTCGCCCGCCAGATCCTCGCCGCGCTGCGCGCCGGCGTCACCGACGAGGTCGCCGCCCGCGACCTCGCCATCTCGGTGCGCACCTACCGGCGCTACGTCGCCGAGATCATGACCCTGCTGGGCGCCAACTCCCGCTTCCAGGCCGGAGTCCGGGCGGCCGAGCTGGGCCTGCTGCCGCTGACCCGCCCCGGCTCCGGTTCCGGTGCCGCTCCGGGCTCCGGCTGA
- a CDS encoding DUF6269 family protein, whose product MNQDERDPARVHHPLCVLRQIEQAHEDQETAQLRASELPWGEVLAAYIDALTELITLHAEAEQPDAEQPLGQSETGRPDPERPDAGPAGGGLG is encoded by the coding sequence ATGAACCAAGACGAGCGCGACCCCGCTCGGGTCCACCACCCGCTGTGCGTCCTGCGCCAGATCGAGCAGGCGCACGAGGATCAGGAGACCGCCCAACTGCGGGCCAGTGAGCTGCCGTGGGGCGAGGTGCTGGCCGCGTACATCGACGCGCTGACCGAGCTGATCACCCTGCACGCCGAAGCGGAGCAGCCCGACGCGGAGCAACCCTTGGGGCAGTCCGAGACGGGGCGACCCGACCCGGAGCGGCCCGACGCCGGCCCGGCCGGGGGCGGCCTCGGGTGA
- a CDS encoding response regulator transcription factor, which translates to MRIVVAEDLFLLRDGMVRLVEAYGHQVVAAVDNGPAALEALLAHRPDVSIVDVRLPPAFSDEGLQAALTARRAVPGLPVLILSQHVEQLYARELLADGHGGIGYQLKDRVLDAGQFMDAVHRVADGGTALDPTVVAKLLGRPLRADPLAALTERERSVLALMAEGLSNAAIAGRLFLSEGSVSKYTTAIFAKLGLADDQDTNRRVRAVLAYLAVERGADPAP; encoded by the coding sequence GTGCGAATTGTCGTAGCCGAGGACCTCTTCCTGCTCCGGGACGGGATGGTGCGCCTGGTCGAGGCGTACGGCCACCAGGTGGTGGCGGCCGTGGACAACGGGCCGGCCGCGCTGGAGGCGCTGCTCGCCCACCGGCCGGACGTGTCGATCGTCGACGTCCGGCTGCCGCCGGCCTTCTCCGACGAGGGCCTGCAGGCCGCGCTGACCGCCCGCCGGGCGGTGCCCGGGCTGCCGGTGCTGATCCTGTCGCAGCACGTGGAGCAGCTGTACGCGCGCGAGCTGCTCGCGGACGGGCACGGCGGCATCGGCTACCAGCTCAAGGACCGGGTGCTGGACGCCGGGCAGTTCATGGACGCGGTCCACCGGGTCGCCGACGGCGGGACGGCGCTGGACCCGACGGTGGTCGCCAAGCTGCTGGGCCGGCCGCTGCGCGCGGACCCGCTGGCGGCGCTGACCGAGCGGGAGCGCTCGGTGCTGGCGCTGATGGCCGAGGGACTGTCCAACGCGGCGATCGCGGGCCGGCTGTTCCTCTCCGAGGGGTCGGTCAGCAAGTACACGACCGCGATCTTCGCCAAGCTCGGCCTCGCCGACGACCAGGACACCAACCGCCGGGTGCGGGCCGTGCTGGCGTACCTGGCGGTGGAGCGGGGCGCCGACCCGGCGCCCTGA